Below is a window of Leifsonia sp. NPDC080035 DNA.
CAACGGACGGCGCGGGCTGCGCAGCGTCGCCACGATGCAGCAGACCGAGGCGATCGTCAGGATGAGCGTGACTCCCCAGATGGCGAACGGCGCGATCTCCGCGAAGATCGAGGGAAGGGGCAGCACGGTCATCCGTCCTCCGTGGGTCGGTCGGCATCCTCGTCGCCGGCGGCCTGGGCGGCGTCGGCGCTCTCCAACAGCCTAGTCAGGGCCGGGCGGGCCGCCAGCTCGGCGCGCAGGCCGGCGGCCCGTGCCCGGTCGCTGGCCGACTGCGGGGTGATGCCGAGGCGCGCTCCGGCCTCGGCCTGGGTGAGCCCGGAGGTGACCAGGTCGTAGAGCTCCCAGCCGGCGGCGCTGCGCGTGGAGCGGATGGTGAGCAGGAGGCCGAGCAGCGCTTCCACGTCCTCGGCGGATCGGGGCTCGGCGACGCTCTCGCTCGCGAACCGGGTGGCGCTGCGCTTGGCGCGCGTGACGGCGGAGCGGGCGGCGACGAACGCGTCCCCCGTGGCCTCCCTGGTGTTCCGGGGCAGGGGGAGGCGCACCGTTCCGATCCCTAGCCCCACGCTCCACTCGCCGCTCCTGGTGAGATCGAGGACGATGTCGAGGGCCGTCGCGGCGTGCCCGGTGAGGGCCTGCAGCTCGTCCCCGGCGTTCCGGTCGACCGGCAGCGCCAGGTGGTCGCCGAAGCGCTCGCCGAGCGCCGATTGGACGGCGCCGACGATGTCGGGCCGAGTGCGGCTTCCGACCTGGTCCGCGGTGATCACGTACATGTTCGCCACCTCTCGCTATCAGGACTCCAAACCTGATCTGCATGTTATCAGGCGTGCAGGCCTGATGCAATGCCAATCAGGCTGTCGGGCCTGACCTTCGGTCCCGGGGGCGCGGAACCCCGCTGATACTCTGTGGGGGTGTCTGAATCGGCCGTCTCCAACGAACAGCGTCTCACTGCGCAGACCA
It encodes the following:
- a CDS encoding DNA-binding protein yields the protein MYVITADQVGSRTRPDIVGAVQSALGERFGDHLALPVDRNAGDELQALTGHAATALDIVLDLTRSGEWSVGLGIGTVRLPLPRNTREATGDAFVAARSAVTRAKRSATRFASESVAEPRSAEDVEALLGLLLTIRSTRSAAGWELYDLVTSGLTQAEAGARLGITPQSASDRARAAGLRAELAARPALTRLLESADAAQAAGDEDADRPTEDG